AAAAATATACATCTTTGGTATATAAAAGATTAAACTGTTCACCACTGCTTCCTCTTGGATATCTCATATATACACTTTTTCCCTCAACCACTTCCCAGATACCAAGACTTTTTTGGCCTGTAGCGCCCATCATCCAACCTTCGGGAATATCTCCTATTTTTGTTGACTCAAAATCCTGTTTTAAAACCTCTTTTACCTCTTTACACTCACTTGCAAACAGCAAACTAACTGTCATAATAAGCAAAACCCACTTTTTCATAACACATCCTTACTCTATTTACGAATTTTAAGAACCACTTCACCGCTGTTTACGGGAATTTTGAAAGTATAAACTCTTTTTGAACTTACTACCTCATAACCGTCTTTTAGCTTTTTTATTTTAATAGGCGGTTTAGAAAAAGTAAATCTATATTTTCCTCTATCGCTTAAAAAGACTATTTTATTATCTTTATACCAAAAGTACAATATCGGATCTTGATAGTATCTAAGTATCCCCTTTTTCTTAACAAAGCGCAATTCTAACTTGTAAACGTTATCTTTGATAGGAGTTATTTTATATGATTTTAGTCTATATTCTCCATCAGCAAATCCGCCTATAAAGTTATATGTAGCATAAGTTTTATCTAATATTTCAAAATCTAAGCTAGTTCTTTTTATCTCATCCTCAAAAGCTTTATAAATCTCCTCATTTGCGAAAAGATTAAAAATGATTAAAAATAGCAACAAAAATCTCATTTAAAACTCTTTTTTTGTTTATTAGTAAAGCTTAATTACATATATATTCTTAAAAAAATTTTATATTTTTACTTTATAAATTTTAATTGTAACTTCTCACCAAAATAATTTTTTTAAATCATAATTTTTTATTCGCTTTTATACAAATTTTCTTAAAATTTTCATATTGATTATGAGTTTTTACTCAACAAAATAAAGCCTTCTTGAACCAATTTTTTTATATTATATTACTATAATTTTAATGTACCTTTTAATGTACCATTATTTTGTGAGAAGATGATATTATTATGAGGTTTTTGTATAAAAAGAAAAAATTATAATACACTATTTTTTAGGCTCTATTCACTTTACTTGCTAACTTATATCATAAACTTCAAGCAAATGCTTGAAGTTATAGACTTTCAAAAAATCCGCTATCTTCTAACATTACAATTGCACTTTTAACGCTTTGAACAGCTTTATCAAATTTCTCTTTTATTTTTGGCTCGAGTTCTATCTCAATAATTTTATTAACCCCTTTAGCGCCGATGACGCATGGTACGCCAATTGTAACATCTTTATGTCCATACTCACCATCTAAATAGACACAACTTGGAATTACTTTCTCCTCATCACTTAAAATCGCTTCAACCATAACTGAAACTGCTCTTCCCGGTGCGTAAAATGCTGAAGTTTTTAGATATTTTACAATCTCTGCTCCCCCTTGTTTTGTCTTTTGGATAATATCTTCCATATCCTCTTCACTTAAAAGTTGTGGCAAAGGAACGCCGGCTATACTTGTTATTTCTGGATACGGTATCATATCTTCACCATGGTTACCTATTACCATAGGTCTAACTTGACTCATACCAAAACCTATCTTTTGATATATTTGATAAGCCATTCTTGCTCTATCTAATGCTCCACCCATACCAATTACTCTATTTCTCTCCCATCCTAAAACTCTAAACGCCACATAAGTCATAACATCTAAAGGATTTGAAACTACTAAAACTATAGCATTTGGAGAATACTTCTTTATATTTTGCGCTACCTCTTTTACAATCTTTGCATTTATATCAAGTAACTGCATCCTTGTCATATCTTTTTTTCTTGGAACTCCTGCAGTAATAACAACCACATCACAATCTTTAACTTCTTCAGGTTTTACTACGCCTCTAACAACTGTTCCTCTTGGAGAGTAGTTTGTAGATTGGCTTATATCTATCGCTTTTCCTATAGCAACCTCTGGAACAATATCATATAAAAGTATCTCATGACAAGTACCCGTAAACGCAAGTGAATAAGCAGCAGTTGCCCCAACTGCTCCCGCTCCTATAATCCCAACTCTTCTTCCTACCATTCTTCCTACCATATCACCTCCTTTTTAAGCTTTTAATCCAAATGTAAATTCACCTTTTTTTACTCTATCAATGAGTTCAGGCAAAATATCTTCATACTCTCCAACTATTCCAAAATCAGAGTTTCTAAAAATAGGCTCTTTTGGGTTATGATTTATAGCAATTATTGTCTCACTCTCTTTCATACCGGCTAAATGCTGAATCGCTCCACTAATACCTACGGCAATATAAACTTTAGGTCTAACTGTCTTTCCAGTTTGGCCAATCTGCCTTGCATACTCTGCAACACCTTCATCAACCATTACCCTACTTGCAGCCCATTCAGATTTTATCCCTTTTTCTTTTAAAATCTTATCTAACTCTTTTACAAGCTCCATTCTATCACTACTTGTTCCTCTTCCACCTGATACTATAATATCTGCTTCAAATAGACTTTGTAGTCCTCCTTCTCCTCTTACAGTTTTTACAATTTTTGTAACAAAAAGCTCATCACTTAATTTTGGTTTAAACTCACTAATTTTTCCTTCTCTTTTTTCAACCTTTTGTGGAACAGGAAATGTTCCCGCTCTTGCAGTAGAGATTTGAGGACAGGTAAAACCTAAGATAGTTGCAAGCTTAGATTCTCCAAAAGTTGGTCTAATAGACTCAAGTAATGGAGCATAAACAAATTTCTCTTTTGTCTTTTTATCTCTATAGATATGTTTTCCAATTTTAAGCTCTGTACAATCAGCAGTAACTCCAGAATCTGTTTTTACCCCTATTCTTGGAGCAAGCTCTCGCCCTGCAGTAGTAGCAGCAAATAGAGCAATTTCTGGATTTTTTTCTTTGATTATTTGGTAAAAAATCTCTGCAAATGGTAAAATCTGATACTCCTTTAACCTATCATCTTCTACAACTATTACTTCATCGCTTCCATAACTAATTAGTTCTTTTGCCAAAGGTTTTACATCTTTTCCTATTAAAACAGTTATTACTTTTGTATCTTCACCCAACTCTTTAGCTAAGCTTTTTGCAGGAGTTAAAAGCTCTAATGAGCTTCTTGCAATTTTGCCATTTGCAACTTCAGCCCAAGTAAGAATTCCTCTTGCACCATTTCTAAAATCAACTACCTTTAAACTCTCGTCAATTTTTTGCTCTTTTTTCTTTTTTTCCTCTTTTTCTAAAACATTTTTTCCTTCTTTAAACTTCTTGATAAACTCATCAACCACCTCTTTTTCATTATGACCACTTACTATTTTTGCAGGAGCTCTTTCACTTTTAATATCCACAACTTTTGCAACAATTGTAGGACTGCCACTTAATCCAACTTTCTCTTCACTAAGTCCAATATCAGCTATATTTAAAATATTTATCTCTTTTTCTCTTGCTTTTATAGTTCCTGCAAGTGATGGTCTTCTTGGAGGAATACCTGTTGGTGTAAAGCTTAAAACACATGGAATTGGCACTTCCAATATCTGATAGCCACCCTCAATTATTCTTTTTGCCTCTATTTTATTATCTTTTAAATGAGTACTTTCAATAAATGTAGCTTGTGGGACAACTAAATTTTCCGCAACTTGAGATGGTACATGAGCCGTATCCCCATCGCTTGTTTGTCTTCCTGCAACAATAATAAAATCTTCGTTAGCCCCTTTTCCATAACCCAAATGTTTAATAAGTGTTGCTAAAGCAAGTCCTGTTGCATATGTATCAGAGCCTGCAAGTTTTCTATCACTCAAAAGATAGGCTTCATCATAACCCATTGCCAAAGCTTTTTTTAATGACTGTTCAAATGCAGGAGGTCCCATAGAACAAACTATAAGTTTTGCTTCTGGATTCTCCTTTTTTAGCTGAAGTCCAGCTTCTAAAGCAAATTGACAATCTTTGTTTATCATCGATTTTGCTTTTGTTCTATCCATCAAACCATCTTCACCCATTCTCATCTCAGAGGGAACGGGTACTTGTTTCATTAAAGCGATGATTGTTAATGCCATCTTTACTCCTTATTGCTTTTTTATTCGTAAATCGTAATTCGTGAATCGTAAATTGTGAATGGCAATTTGTAATTTAAATTTTTGGTTTAATGAAGAGTGAGTAAGTGAGAAAGTTAGTAAGAAAATCTAACTCTTCACTCTCCCCAATCACCATACTCACCTAACTTCTATTTACATATAGTTATAATCTGGTCCATCTCCTCCATAAGGCACACTCCATATTATCTCTTCATTTACAGATTTTATATCGCATGTTTTGCAATGAACACAGTTTTCTGGATGAAACCTTACCTCTTCCTTTCCCTCTCTATCGATATGAAGCTCATATACTTCCGCTGGACAAAAGTGAACACATGGCGCTCCATACTCTTTTATATTTAATCTTTTAAAACGCTCTTTATCATTTACTTTCAGATGGCAAGGCTGCATCTCATCATGCTCAGTTTTTGAGTAATAAACGTCTGTTACTTTATCAAAAGTTAAATTTCCATCAAATTCAAGTTTCTCTTTGAATCTATCTTTAAAAGACTCCCCTTTAAACTCTTTTAAACTTTTTGTTGTTTCACTATCAGGCTCAAGTTCTGGAACAAATACGCTTGCTCCTTGAGTCAAAAGCTGTATTCCCATCTGAAATCCACCAAATAACATCCCTCTTTTCATAACTGCTCTAAAATTTCTTGTAGGATATAGCTCCTCATAAATTAAAGAGCTATTAACCTCTCTTTCATACACTTTTAATCTATCAATTGAGGTATCGCCTAAAGAGATAGCATCTGCAGCAACTCTGCCTGCAATATTTCCTGACTCAACTGCCAAATGCACCCCTTTTAACCTTGCAGTAGTTAAGAATCCAGCACTATCACCAACTATTAAAAGATTATAATCATAATATCTTGGGATTGAGTTCCATCCACCCTCAGGAAGTGTTTTTGCGCCAAACTCCAAAATTTTTCCACCCTCTATAAATTTTTTTACTTCTGGATGAGTTTTCCATATCTGCATTAGTGCATGGATATCTGTCGTTGGATCTTCATAATCAAGTCCAACTACAAGTCCTAAAGCAACTCTATTTTCAGTTAGTCCATAGATAAATCCTCCTCCAAATTCAACTCCATCTTTTAAAGGATATCCAAAGGTGTGATAAATCTCTCCCGGTTTTATTCTACCTTCTGGTACACTCCATAACTCCTTAACACCCAAAGAGTATATTTGAGGTCTGCTTTTTTTATCAAGTCTTAATCTTTTTATCGCTTTTTTGGCTAAACTTCCCCTTGTTCCCTCTGCTAAAATTGTAACTTTTGCTTTAACTATTGTACCCTCTACAAAATTTTCCATTCTTTTGCCGTTATGATCAATACCTGTGTCTTTCATTTTAGCGCCCACCACTTTGCAATTTTCATAAATAAGCTCATCAGCGCTAAAACCCGGATAAATCTCAACTCCTTTATCTTCAGCTATTTTTGCTAAATATCTACAAATCTCTCCAAGTGAAGCTATGAAGTTACCTTCATTTGACATATATGGGGGATGAAAAGGGAGTTTTTTTACACTTCCATCATCTTCCAATTTCATAACAGTATCTATATCAACTTTACTATCAAATGGAAGATTGTTAAATTCTTCTTCACTGAGTAGTGATTTTAAAGTTTCCGGTTTTATCACAGCTCCTGAGAGTATATGCGAGCCAACATTTTTCCCTTTTTCTATAACCATTATTTTTAACTTATCACCATTTTTTTTCATCTGATTTGCCGCCGATATAGCAGCACTAAGCCCAGCCGGTCCCGCTCCAACAATGAGAATATCGGTATGTATAGTCTCGCTCATATCGCCTCCTATAAAAAATATGCTTTTTAATTAGATAACTTAAATTAATTTAATTTATAATTATTATTGATGTTTTTTTAGAAAAAAAAAGGAATATGTGTAGTTTTTATACATTTTTTTTGATGAAGTTAATCAATTTTTTTTAAAAAGTTAGGAGTATAGAGTAAGTAGGATTAAGAGTTAAGTGTTAAGAGTTAAGTTGTTATTGGCAAATTTTGGAATTGGAAATTAGGAATTTGTATTAAATGACTATCCACATTTCCTAATTCCCAATTCCAAATATCACTACAATTCAACAACAGTTGCTCCAAAACCTCCCATACTTGGAGGAGCATCGCTAAATGACTTTACTCTTGGATGATTTTTTAAAAACTCTCTAACGGCGCGTGCCAACTTTCCACTTCCTACCCCATGATAGATCAAAACTTCGTCAAAACCGGCCAAGAGAGAATCTGATAAAAATTTATCGGTTTTTTCCAACGCTTCGTCTACTCTAAGCCCGTGCAAATCTAGTTTAACCGATAATTTCTTAGGCTTACTTACGCTAACTTTTGGAGCCTGAGTTTTCTTTTTAACAGGATTTATTCTCTTTAACTCGTTTAAAGGAACTCTCATCTTTATCCCGTCAAAATCCACATAAGCCTCTTTAGCTTTTAGACTTAAAACGACTCCTCTGTTTTTTCTATATTTTACGCTATCGCCCACTTTTATATCTTCACTTATCTTTTTCTCTTTGATTTTAGCCTCTTTAGCTTTTTGGTGAGCCTTGTTTAAAAGCCTGTGGGCATCTTTAGTATCTTTGGCCTTGATAGCAGACTTTGCATCGCTTATAGCCTCTTGAAAAATACGAGAAAGTCTCTCTTTTTCTTCTTTTAATTGAGTAAATAGAGAGTGTCTCTCATCTTCTAGCGTTCTTCTCAAAAACTCGACTCTCTCAATCTCTTCTTGCAGTTTAGAGTTTTTCTTTCTAAGCTCTCTTTCTAGTTCGCTTCCTCTCTCAATCAGCTCACTCAGTTTTGCTTGATCTTCACCGTACTCTTCTATAGCTCTTTTGACGATATTTAACGGTATGCCATATCTTTTTGCGGTCTCAAAAGCGTAACTTTTTCCTATGATTCCTTGTAAGAACTCATAAGTTGGCGCACCTTTTTCCTCATCGTAAATTGCCGCTACTAGTTCCACTTCATCATAAGCTGCCATTAAAGAAGCCAATCTTTTATGATGCGTGGTGATAGCTATCTTGATATCTCTTTTCATCAGCTCTTCTAAAATAACCTTAAAAAGAGTAGCGGCCTCGTCGCTATCCGTTCCCAACTCTATCTCATCCACTCCTACAAGAGCCTCTCTTTTTTGAAAAAGCCTGCTAAACTCAAGCATCCTTCCAGCAAACGTAGAGATATCGTTTTTGACGTTTTGGGGATCTTCTATGATAGGGATTATCTCTTTAAATCTTCCTATTCTAGAACTTTTAGGATCAAGTTTCATCGGCAAAAGATATTTTGCCAAATATGTCGCGGCTAAGATAGATTTTAAAAGCATAGTTTTCCCACCGGCATTTACTCCGGTAATAATCAAAACCTTTTTACTAAAATCTACGCTTATAGGCTTTGGATTGGCAATGGCTGGATGGATAAAATCTTTTAAAACTATTTTATCGTCGTTTTTTGGCAAAATGAAAAAAAGATTTTTGGCTTTAGCAAAATTGACTCTTGCTTGATAATGATCAAACCTATCAAAAGCTCTGTTAATATACTCTATAAATTTTATCCATCTTAAAAAAACGGTACTGATCTTCTTTGCCCACTCTAGTCTAACCTCTTCTATCTGACTAATTATAGCGGCTTCTTTCTCTTTTAATTTGGTTATGGCTTCTGGTGCTACGTAAAAAAAACCTCCACTGCTTCTTCCTACGACCGTCCCTTTTAAAACATGATTGAATCCACCTCTTACAAGCAGTGTCTCCTCTTCGTTGACGTAGTGAATCTGCCTATCAACAAGATAGCCTTGTAGTTTGTTTGAGTTAAGAAGAGCTTGAAGTTTTTGACGAATCTGCTCTTTGTTCTGTTTTAGAGCCATCTGCAAAGATTCTAATCTATCGTCTATACTGACTCTTAATTCGCCTTTTTCGTCAAAGTAACCCTCGACCTCTTTTATCTCCTCGGGTATATTGATAGAGTCTATAAACTCTTTTATCTTTCCTTCGAACTTAACTCTTTTTAGATATAAAAAATATCTAAAAATCTTAACAAACTCAAAAATCTCTTCGAGTCTCAAGACTCCCTGTTTTTTTATATGCAAAATCTCAGTATCTAGAGTTTTAACGCTAACGGGAGCTTTAAACTCATACTTTTTTAGCTCATTAATAAAATTAAAATGAAGGTTTATATCCCCTTCTATAAATAGAGGCTTTTCTCTAGCTAAAAAAGATTTAAACTCATTTATAAAATCGACTAAATCTAACGCTTTTACTAACTCCAATCACCATTCCTTATCACAACTTCTTCTATTTTTAATCTTCCATCTTTTTTACTATTTATAAACCTATTCATATACACTACATCTATCTTATACTTTTCGTAAAGGGTTTTAATAAACTCCGTATCTGAGTTACTCTCCATCACAAAACAGCCTCTTTTATCGAGCTTGTTAAAAACTTCATACAATCTTTTTTG
This Nitrosophilus labii DNA region includes the following protein-coding sequences:
- a CDS encoding malate dehydrogenase — protein: MVGRMVGRRVGIIGAGAVGATAAYSLAFTGTCHEILLYDIVPEVAIGKAIDISQSTNYSPRGTVVRGVVKPEEVKDCDVVVITAGVPRKKDMTRMQLLDINAKIVKEVAQNIKKYSPNAIVLVVSNPLDVMTYVAFRVLGWERNRVIGMGGALDRARMAYQIYQKIGFGMSQVRPMVIGNHGEDMIPYPEITSIAGVPLPQLLSEEDMEDIIQKTKQGGAEIVKYLKTSAFYAPGRAVSVMVEAILSDEEKVIPSCVYLDGEYGHKDVTIGVPCVIGAKGVNKIIEIELEPKIKEKFDKAVQSVKSAIVMLEDSGFFESL
- a CDS encoding FAD-binding protein, giving the protein MALTIIALMKQVPVPSEMRMGEDGLMDRTKAKSMINKDCQFALEAGLQLKKENPEAKLIVCSMGPPAFEQSLKKALAMGYDEAYLLSDRKLAGSDTYATGLALATLIKHLGYGKGANEDFIIVAGRQTSDGDTAHVPSQVAENLVVPQATFIESTHLKDNKIEAKRIIEGGYQILEVPIPCVLSFTPTGIPPRRPSLAGTIKAREKEINILNIADIGLSEEKVGLSGSPTIVAKVVDIKSERAPAKIVSGHNEKEVVDEFIKKFKEGKNVLEKEEKKKKEQKIDESLKVVDFRNGARGILTWAEVANGKIARSSLELLTPAKSLAKELGEDTKVITVLIGKDVKPLAKELISYGSDEVIVVEDDRLKEYQILPFAEIFYQIIKEKNPEIALFAATTAGRELAPRIGVKTDSGVTADCTELKIGKHIYRDKKTKEKFVYAPLLESIRPTFGESKLATILGFTCPQISTARAGTFPVPQKVEKREGKISEFKPKLSDELFVTKIVKTVRGEGGLQSLFEADIIVSGGRGTSSDRMELVKELDKILKEKGIKSEWAASRVMVDEGVAEYARQIGQTGKTVRPKVYIAVGISGAIQHLAGMKESETIIAINHNPKEPIFRNSDFGIVGEYEDILPELIDRVKKGEFTFGLKA
- a CDS encoding electron transfer flavoprotein-ubiquinone oxidoreductase, with product MSETIHTDILIVGAGPAGLSAAISAANQMKKNGDKLKIMVIEKGKNVGSHILSGAVIKPETLKSLLSEEEFNNLPFDSKVDIDTVMKLEDDGSVKKLPFHPPYMSNEGNFIASLGEICRYLAKIAEDKGVEIYPGFSADELIYENCKVVGAKMKDTGIDHNGKRMENFVEGTIVKAKVTILAEGTRGSLAKKAIKRLRLDKKSRPQIYSLGVKELWSVPEGRIKPGEIYHTFGYPLKDGVEFGGGFIYGLTENRVALGLVVGLDYEDPTTDIHALMQIWKTHPEVKKFIEGGKILEFGAKTLPEGGWNSIPRYYDYNLLIVGDSAGFLTTARLKGVHLAVESGNIAGRVAADAISLGDTSIDRLKVYEREVNSSLIYEELYPTRNFRAVMKRGMLFGGFQMGIQLLTQGASVFVPELEPDSETTKSLKEFKGESFKDRFKEKLEFDGNLTFDKVTDVYYSKTEHDEMQPCHLKVNDKERFKRLNIKEYGAPCVHFCPAEVYELHIDREGKEEVRFHPENCVHCKTCDIKSVNEEIIWSVPYGGDGPDYNYM
- a CDS encoding endonuclease MutS2, with translation MELVKALDLVDFINEFKSFLAREKPLFIEGDINLHFNFINELKKYEFKAPVSVKTLDTEILHIKKQGVLRLEEIFEFVKIFRYFLYLKRVKFEGKIKEFIDSINIPEEIKEVEGYFDEKGELRVSIDDRLESLQMALKQNKEQIRQKLQALLNSNKLQGYLVDRQIHYVNEEETLLVRGGFNHVLKGTVVGRSSGGFFYVAPEAITKLKEKEAAIISQIEEVRLEWAKKISTVFLRWIKFIEYINRAFDRFDHYQARVNFAKAKNLFFILPKNDDKIVLKDFIHPAIANPKPISVDFSKKVLIITGVNAGGKTMLLKSILAATYLAKYLLPMKLDPKSSRIGRFKEIIPIIEDPQNVKNDISTFAGRMLEFSRLFQKREALVGVDEIELGTDSDEAATLFKVILEELMKRDIKIAITTHHKRLASLMAAYDEVELVAAIYDEEKGAPTYEFLQGIIGKSYAFETAKRYGIPLNIVKRAIEEYGEDQAKLSELIERGSELERELRKKNSKLQEEIERVEFLRRTLEDERHSLFTQLKEEKERLSRIFQEAISDAKSAIKAKDTKDAHRLLNKAHQKAKEAKIKEKKISEDIKVGDSVKYRKNRGVVLSLKAKEAYVDFDGIKMRVPLNELKRINPVKKKTQAPKVSVSKPKKLSVKLDLHGLRVDEALEKTDKFLSDSLLAGFDEVLIYHGVGSGKLARAVREFLKNHPRVKSFSDAPPSMGGFGATVVEL